One genomic segment of Methanothermococcus okinawensis IH1 includes these proteins:
- the cobN gene encoding cobaltochelatase subunit CobN: MIKIGFVSTVDSDDLVFEEVYKEVKKYGIKFKILDYNCSEMEFNEFLEFIKDANIVFTKLMGGKSAFKYFDELKAFTLKNDIPFLPLPTLNEIHPDLDEATTVSSDVKLKVIKYLGYEGVENYKNLLLYLANTFGNLNSNIKYEEPKLMPWQGIYYKNKYFETLDDYINYLIKNGKEIQINNNYKHNYKPVIGILFYRNWFIANNVDYVDDLINIIEDKGALPIAVFTSHLENELGAIGTLKTFEKFFYKNNKPIIHSLINTTLFTLSMGVKPDLLKDEPEFLKKLNVPILQAIVSTGYIEDWKKSIAGINPIDLVIGMAMPEFDGTIIHFPIGGKEKIKDGEVGAPIIKYKSIKDRVEKIVDLSLKYANLKLKENKDKRIAIIFHNYPPRNDKIASAFGLDSPESVLNILKELKNRGFDVNPDLYKNGTDLIKHMLNYATNDKRFLTEELIKKAVGNVKKEDYEKWFNNLSEKVKYELIKDWGEIPGDVMNFDGKLIIPGIINGNIFISVQAPRGFGENPSAIYHSPDLSPPHYYIAFYKWIKNVFKADAVMHIGKHGNLEWLPGKCVGLSRDCYPDVNMELPNIYPYIVNNPGEGTQAKRRSYATIISHLIPPMTISDLYAELSELEKDIDEYYEVEGVEKKDFLKKNILNKIKELKLDEDLMDGNTINKKMDNTNFENLLNKIHDYLEELKNRQINEGLHIMGVPLCDDKLINMIFMIIRYQFNYLEIISNILGYDWDKLNENMGQNHKIIDKINEIAINLLNEYKKYDFNENEIKNLKTIKINSNLKEILKTVSIIYKSLMRVDDEIKHAVDALEGKYVPPRIAGAPTKDINCLPTGRNFYSCNPQEIPTKTAYEMGKRLADDLVNKYLDEEGKYPEYLGVIVWGSPTMRTKGDDIGEILYLLGVKPIWNKMGRVIGTEVIPLSELRRPRIDLTLRVSGLFRDTFPQVIDLIDDAVRKVANLNEPDEMNYIKKHYKQDVEEKLKNGIDEKIARETSLYRIFSDKPGTYGAGVANLIDEKNWESIEDLAKVFVEWGGYAYGKNIYGIDAKKEFVNRLSKIELTVKNEDSQEWDIFEGDDFNSYHGGLIAAVTHYSKKQPKSYIGDTSNPNKIKTKHLKEEGKQIFRTKILNPKWIEGLKKHGYKGAGDFSKYIDHMFAWDCTSNIIDDWMYEKIAEKYVFDKEMEEFFKENNPYALMNITERLLEAIEREKWNVNNEMKEKLRKKYLDIEGMIEEKL; this comes from the coding sequence ATGATTAAAATAGGTTTTGTATCTACTGTTGATAGTGATGATTTGGTTTTTGAAGAGGTATATAAAGAAGTTAAAAAGTATGGCATAAAATTTAAGATATTGGATTATAACTGCTCTGAAATGGAATTTAATGAGTTCTTAGAATTTATTAAAGATGCAAATATTGTATTTACAAAACTTATGGGTGGAAAAAGTGCTTTTAAATATTTTGATGAATTAAAAGCATTTACATTAAAAAATGATATCCCATTTTTACCTCTACCTACCTTAAATGAGATTCATCCAGATTTAGATGAAGCTACAACAGTTAGCAGTGATGTTAAATTAAAGGTTATTAAATATTTAGGATATGAAGGTGTTGAAAATTACAAAAATCTCCTTTTATATTTAGCAAATACCTTTGGAAACTTAAATTCAAATATAAAATATGAAGAACCAAAACTCATGCCATGGCAGGGTATTTATTATAAAAACAAATATTTTGAGACTCTTGATGATTATATCAACTATCTAATTAAAAATGGAAAAGAAATACAAATAAATAACAATTATAAACATAATTATAAACCAGTTATTGGAATACTATTTTACAGAAATTGGTTTATTGCAAATAATGTAGATTATGTAGATGATTTAATAAATATAATAGAGGATAAAGGAGCTCTACCTATTGCCGTATTTACATCACATTTAGAAAATGAATTGGGTGCTATTGGAACACTAAAAACCTTTGAAAAATTCTTTTATAAAAATAACAAGCCAATTATCCACAGTTTAATTAATACAACATTATTCACCTTGTCGATGGGTGTTAAACCAGATTTATTAAAGGATGAACCAGAATTCTTAAAAAAACTCAATGTTCCAATATTGCAGGCAATTGTATCCACAGGATATATTGAGGACTGGAAAAAATCAATAGCAGGAATAAATCCAATTGATTTAGTAATTGGAATGGCTATGCCTGAATTTGATGGGACTATAATACATTTTCCAATAGGTGGAAAAGAAAAAATAAAAGATGGAGAAGTAGGAGCTCCTATTATAAAATATAAATCAATAAAAGATAGAGTAGAAAAGATTGTTGATTTATCTTTAAAGTATGCCAATTTAAAATTAAAAGAAAATAAAGATAAAAGAATAGCAATAATATTCCATAACTATCCACCAAGAAACGATAAAATAGCAAGTGCTTTTGGTTTAGATAGTCCAGAAAGTGTTTTAAATATTTTAAAAGAACTAAAAAACAGAGGATTTGATGTAAATCCAGATTTATATAAAAATGGAACAGATTTAATAAAACATATGCTGAACTATGCTACAAACGATAAAAGATTCTTAACAGAGGAACTCATAAAAAAAGCCGTAGGAAATGTAAAAAAAGAGGATTATGAAAAATGGTTTAACAATCTATCGGAAAAGGTAAAATATGAATTAATAAAAGATTGGGGCGAAATTCCAGGAGATGTAATGAATTTTGATGGTAAATTAATTATTCCCGGAATTATAAATGGAAATATCTTTATATCTGTTCAAGCACCAAGAGGTTTTGGGGAAAATCCATCTGCAATATACCACTCTCCCGACTTATCTCCGCCACATTATTACATTGCATTTTATAAATGGATTAAAAATGTTTTTAAAGCAGATGCAGTTATGCATATAGGAAAACATGGCAATTTGGAATGGCTTCCAGGAAAATGTGTAGGTCTTTCAAGAGATTGCTATCCAGATGTAAATATGGAGCTCCCAAATATATATCCCTACATTGTAAATAATCCAGGAGAGGGAACACAGGCAAAGAGAAGAAGTTATGCAACAATTATAAGTCATTTAATTCCACCTATGACAATATCAGATTTATACGCTGAATTATCTGAATTAGAAAAGGATATAGATGAATATTATGAAGTAGAAGGAGTAGAAAAAAAAGACTTTTTAAAGAAAAATATATTGAATAAAATTAAGGAGTTAAAACTTGATGAGGATTTAATGGATGGAAATACAATAAATAAAAAAATGGACAATACCAATTTTGAAAATCTTTTAAATAAAATCCATGATTATTTGGAGGAATTAAAAAATAGACAAATAAATGAAGGACTGCATATAATGGGCGTTCCACTTTGTGATGATAAATTAATAAATATGATTTTTATGATAATTAGGTATCAATTTAATTATTTAGAGATAATTTCCAATATATTGGGTTATGATTGGGATAAATTAAACGAAAATATGGGGCAAAATCACAAAATTATTGATAAAATAAACGAAATTGCCATAAATCTACTTAATGAATATAAAAAATACGATTTTAATGAGAATGAAATAAAAAACCTAAAAACCATTAAAATAAACTCTAATTTAAAGGAAATTTTAAAAACAGTATCTATTATCTACAAAAGCTTGATGAGAGTAGATGATGAGATAAAACATGCTGTTGATGCATTGGAAGGTAAGTATGTTCCACCAAGAATAGCCGGAGCTCCGACAAAAGACATAAATTGCCTTCCAACTGGAAGAAACTTTTACTCATGCAATCCACAGGAAATACCTACAAAAACCGCCTATGAAATGGGGAAGAGGCTTGCAGATGATTTAGTTAATAAATATTTAGACGAAGAAGGCAAATATCCAGAATATTTGGGAGTTATAGTATGGGGTTCTCCAACGATGAGGACCAAAGGGGATGATATTGGGGAGATTTTATATCTTTTGGGAGTTAAACCTATTTGGAACAAAATGGGGAGGGTAATAGGCACTGAGGTAATACCACTAAGTGAGCTCAGACGCCCAAGAATAGATTTAACATTAAGAGTAAGTGGTTTGTTTAGGGATACATTTCCACAGGTTATTGATTTAATCGATGATGCAGTTAGAAAAGTGGCAAATCTTAATGAGCCCGACGAAATGAATTATATTAAAAAGCATTATAAACAGGATGTTGAGGAAAAATTAAAAAACGGTATTGATGAGAAAATTGCAAGAGAAACGAGTTTATATAGGATATTTAGCGATAAGCCCGGCACTTATGGTGCAGGGGTAGCCAATTTGATTGATGAAAAGAACTGGGAATCAATTGAAGATTTAGCAAAGGTATTTGTTGAATGGGGTGGCTATGCCTACGGTAAAAATATCTACGGAATTGATGCAAAAAAGGAGTTCGTAAATCGACTGTCAAAGATAGAATTAACGGTTAAAAATGAAGATTCTCAGGAATGGGACATCTTTGAAGGGGACGATTTTAACAGTTATCATGGAGGACTTATTGCAGCTGTTACTCATTACTCCAAAAAACAGCCGAAAAGTTATATTGGAGATACATCAAATCCAAATAAAATAAAAACAAAACATCTAAAAGAGGAAGGAAAGCAGATATTTAGAACAAAAATATTAAATCCAAAATGGATTGAAGGTCTGAAAAAACATGGGTATAAAGGAGCGGGAGATTTCTCAAAATATATTGACCATATGTTTGCATGGGATTGCACATCCAATATAATTGATGATTGGATGTATGAAAAAATAGCTGAAAAATATGTGTTTGACAAAGAAATGGAAGAATTTTTTAAGGAGAATAATCCTTATGCTTTAATGAATATTACAGAACGATTATTGGAGGCAATAGAAAGAGAAAAATGGAATGTAAATAACGAGATGAAAGAAAAATTAAGGAAAAAATATTTGGATATAGAAGGCATGATTGAAGAAAAACTTTAA
- a CDS encoding ATP-binding protein, giving the protein MDNQLKQLKQKELLIKIREFMILNIEIKKLMNELDVDREIYNTYENITKMVREPNKLIYKKFYNAGKEIYYEEYRKKRKDIVWFPTINYTNCKKCKKCIDFCPKGVYEWENGKVVVKYPFNCIINCNACSCLCCENNAIVFPEKKINKYD; this is encoded by the coding sequence ATGGACAACCAATTAAAACAATTAAAACAAAAAGAACTATTAATAAAAATTAGGGAATTTATGATATTAAATATAGAGATAAAAAAGCTTATGAATGAATTGGATGTTGATAGGGAAATATATAATACCTATGAGAATATAACAAAAATGGTTAGAGAGCCAAATAAACTAATATATAAAAAATTTTATAATGCTGGAAAGGAAATTTACTATGAAGAATATCGCAAAAAAAGAAAGGATATAGTATGGTTTCCAACAATTAATTATACAAACTGCAAAAAATGCAAAAAATGTATAGATTTCTGCCCAAAAGGAGTTTATGAATGGGAAAATGGTAAAGTTGTTGTTAAATATCCATTTAATTGCATAATAAACTGTAATGCCTGTTCCTGCTTATGCTGTGAAAATAATGCCATAGTATTTCCAGAGAAAAAAATTAATAAATATGATTAA
- a CDS encoding peptidase U32 family protein, with the protein MFSIPHPGNFESLRIIVNEIKKYQKNCKNCKTDKNIRKINNKKMNDKFEVYMGYADFIGTGRATLYKPPLEDIKRQIEYAHKNKIRFEVTINSACMGALHLTPNGINYIKKLFSIFSDMNLDSVTLADPYLIDLANDCGLKANVSCIALVDSPQKAEFYDSKEVYAITLDSSINRHFDIIENIRDSVSCKLKILVNEACLYKCPMRAQHFNFFSHANIQNVPVLDDYYYNRCISMRVRDKSLIIKSPFIRPEDLGVYDKLVDIYKLSGRSHPIGWIRRVLNAYLNRNYDGNLMELLDCPRELESHYYIDNKLLDGAIEKWKTCDKFCNRCNYCKDLEEKVVKVKK; encoded by the coding sequence ATGTTCTCAATTCCCCATCCTGGAAATTTTGAAAGTTTAAGAATTATAGTTAATGAGATAAAAAAATATCAAAAAAATTGTAAAAACTGCAAAACTGATAAAAACATAAGAAAAATAAATAATAAGAAAATGAACGATAAATTTGAAGTATATATGGGATACGCCGATTTTATAGGAACTGGAAGAGCTACGCTTTATAAACCACCACTTGAAGATATAAAAAGACAGATAGAATACGCCCATAAAAATAAGATAAGGTTTGAAGTTACTATAAATTCCGCATGCATGGGAGCTCTGCATTTAACACCCAATGGTATAAACTATATAAAAAAATTATTTAGTATATTTTCGGATATGAATTTAGATAGTGTAACCCTTGCAGACCCATATTTAATTGATTTGGCAAATGATTGTGGATTAAAGGCAAATGTATCTTGCATAGCATTGGTGGATAGTCCCCAAAAGGCAGAATTCTATGACAGTAAGGAAGTTTATGCCATTACCCTTGATAGCTCAATAAATAGGCATTTTGATATTATTGAAAATATAAGGGATTCGGTATCTTGTAAATTGAAGATTCTTGTTAATGAGGCATGTTTATATAAATGCCCTATGAGAGCTCAGCACTTTAATTTCTTTTCCCATGCAAATATACAGAATGTTCCTGTTTTAGATGATTACTATTATAATAGATGTATAAGTATGAGAGTTAGGGATAAGTCATTAATAATAAAAAGCCCATTTATTAGACCCGAGGATTTAGGAGTTTATGATAAACTCGTGGATATTTATAAATTATCTGGAAGAAGTCATCCTATTGGATGGATAAGAAGAGTTTTAAATGCTTATTTAAATAGAAACTATGATGGTAATCTTATGGAACTTTTAGACTGCCCAAGGGAACTCGAAAGTCATTACTATATCGATAATAAATTACTTGATGGAGCTATTGAAAAATGGAAAACCTGCGATAAATTCTGTAATAGATGTAATTACTGTAAGGATTTGGAGGAAAAGGTAGTTAAGGTGAAAAAATGA
- a CDS encoding DUF5402 family protein yields the protein MSESINNENNNISNKNSNKINKSRNNMGNNKPIKELIKNDRRYFEEFLSNSFGKNIFVPEMDVFSSKCGCYGIMIMTRGVLFDEVDVFKDRIIKKLEEIANNYGINANWIFIRIIPSSEDVISFGVRELCNMCREEYNANKPRPDLITLKYD from the coding sequence ATGAGTGAATCCATTAATAATGAAAATAATAATATAAGTAATAAAAATAGTAATAAAATTAATAAAAGTAGAAATAATATGGGCAACAATAAACCTATTAAAGAACTTATAAAAAACGATAGGAGATATTTTGAGGAATTTTTATCAAATTCTTTTGGAAAAAATATCTTTGTTCCTGAAATGGATGTTTTTTCATCAAAATGTGGTTGTTATGGTATAATGATTATGACAAGGGGGGTTTTATTCGATGAAGTGGATGTATTTAAAGATAGGATTATAAAAAAACTTGAAGAAATAGCAAATAATTATGGTATAAATGCCAATTGGATATTTATAAGAATAATTCCGTCAAGTGAGGATGTAATATCATTTGGAGTAAGGGAGCTCTGCAATATGTGTAGGGAAGAATACAATGCAAATAAACCAAGACCTGATTTAATTACATTAAAATATGATTAA
- the nifH gene encoding nitrogenase iron protein, protein MVRKFCIYGKGGIGKSTTVSNIAGALAESGKKVMVIGCDPKADSTRNLMGRKIPTVLDVFRKKGNAIKLEDIVFEGFCGTYCIESGGPEPGVGCAGRGVITAIEVLNRLGAFETLNPDVIIYDILGDVVCGGFAMPLQKHLADDVYIVTTCDPMAIYAANNICKGIKRYAKRGKVALGGIIYNGRSVINEPSIVEEFASKIGTNVMGNVPMSNIITKAEIYKKTVIEYAPDSEIADVFRELADAIYKNDKRVIPTPLSEEEIDEITEKIDDLLKEKIVIV, encoded by the coding sequence ATGGTTAGAAAATTTTGTATCTATGGAAAGGGAGGTATTGGAAAATCCACAACCGTATCCAATATAGCCGGAGCTCTGGCTGAATCTGGTAAAAAAGTAATGGTCATAGGATGCGACCCAAAGGCAGATTCAACAAGAAATTTGATGGGTAGGAAAATACCAACAGTTTTGGATGTTTTTAGAAAAAAGGGTAATGCTATTAAACTTGAAGATATTGTTTTTGAGGGATTTTGTGGAACTTACTGTATTGAAAGTGGGGGTCCTGAACCTGGTGTAGGATGTGCAGGAAGGGGAGTAATTACGGCAATAGAGGTATTGAATAGGTTAGGGGCATTTGAAACATTAAATCCTGATGTAATTATCTATGATATATTGGGGGATGTTGTTTGTGGTGGATTTGCCATGCCATTACAAAAACACCTTGCAGATGATGTTTATATCGTTACAACATGCGACCCAATGGCAATTTATGCTGCAAATAATATATGTAAGGGAATAAAAAGATATGCAAAAAGAGGAAAAGTGGCATTGGGAGGAATTATATATAATGGAAGAAGCGTAATAAACGAGCCTTCCATTGTAGAGGAGTTTGCTTCAAAAATTGGAACAAATGTTATGGGAAATGTTCCAATGAGTAATATCATCACAAAGGCAGAAATTTACAAAAAAACCGTAATAGAATATGCACCAGATAGCGAGATTGCAGATGTTTTTAGGGAGCTCGCAGATGCCATTTATAAAAACGATAAGAGGGTTATTCCAACTCCTTTATCTGAGGAAGAAATTGACGAGATTACGGAAAAGATAGACGATTTATTAAAAGAAAAGATAGTTATTGTATAA
- a CDS encoding ABC transporter ATP-binding protein, with amino-acid sequence MLKTENLTVGYKDYVVVENVNLHVKEREILCIIGPNGAGKSTLLKTIATYLKPKKGVVYLNSQIIHDLTPKKLAKEMAVVLTERVNPGNMTGYDIVAIGRHPYTDLFGRLTEKDNEIIINAAKSVNAEYLLNKNFFEMSDGERQKIMIARALAQEPDVLILDEPTSFLDAKHKIELTLLLRNLATKNNLAIVVTLHDIELALRIADKMALIKNHKVIAYGHPEDVMKKEIVNNLYDLDNANYNEIIGYFELKNNKSNLKSGNRIFLICGAGTGVDVLRFLTKNEYNVVVGILHKNDVDYIVAKTMELDAIVEEPFNPISNEKFEEALRELRLSDIVIYTDFPVGEINIINKKLVEYAKTHNKKVIEYNGKITSLKNMLDDILD; translated from the coding sequence ATGTTAAAAACTGAAAATTTAACTGTTGGATATAAAGATTATGTTGTAGTTGAAAATGTAAATTTACATGTTAAAGAAAGGGAAATATTGTGTATCATAGGTCCAAACGGTGCAGGTAAATCCACGCTTTTAAAAACCATAGCTACATATTTAAAACCTAAAAAGGGAGTAGTTTATTTAAATAGTCAAATTATACACGATTTAACGCCAAAAAAACTTGCAAAAGAAATGGCTGTTGTATTGACTGAAAGGGTAAATCCTGGAAATATGACTGGATATGATATTGTGGCTATTGGAAGACACCCATATACAGATTTATTTGGGAGATTAACTGAAAAGGACAATGAAATAATAATAAATGCTGCAAAGTCTGTAAATGCAGAGTATCTATTGAATAAAAACTTTTTTGAAATGAGTGATGGAGAGAGACAAAAGATAATGATAGCAAGAGCTCTTGCCCAAGAACCAGATGTTCTTATACTTGATGAACCTACAAGTTTTTTGGATGCAAAACATAAAATTGAATTAACCCTTTTACTTAGAAATCTTGCAACAAAGAATAACTTGGCAATAGTAGTTACACTTCATGATATAGAGCTCGCTTTAAGGATAGCCGATAAAATGGCATTGATAAAAAATCATAAAGTCATAGCTTATGGGCATCCAGAGGATGTTATGAAAAAAGAAATCGTTAATAATCTTTACGATTTAGATAATGCAAATTATAATGAGATAATAGGCTATTTTGAACTAAAAAACAATAAATCAAACTTAAAATCTGGCAATAGGATTTTTTTGATTTGTGGAGCTGGAACGGGGGTTGATGTGTTAAGATTTCTTACTAAAAATGAATATAATGTCGTTGTGGGAATACTACATAAAAATGATGTGGATTATATCGTAGCAAAGACTATGGAATTGGATGCAATAGTAGAAGAACCTTTCAATCCCATATCAAATGAAAAATTTGAAGAGGCATTGCGTGAGCTCCGGTTATCAGATATAGTTATATATACGGATTTTCCAGTTGGAGAAATTAATATTATAAATAAAAAACTTGTAGAATATGCAAAAACCCATAATAAAAAAGTGATAGAATATAATGGTAAAATAACATCTTTAAAGAATATGTTGGATGATATATTGGATTAA
- a CDS encoding FecCD family ABC transporter permease, translated as MNYRYAIILALIVSIFGLSIAGMYFGGNAKSITLEDTTNFVIYQSKITVDNICYKITKHHIFHQQSLDETTAFKYMLLKKVRLPPIIGAILVGLTLSACGLMLQTLFRNLLASPYTTGISSGVLFAVVLVIFINSFAELLSAFGTDTVMIAGWCGGLLSIIMLIIIALRIKEVNGVLIVALLMSYLFGGIRAYLIANGTDVAIQDYFNFVVGNVTKIHLNDILPMTICTIIFIIGSIFLIKPLNALLFGEKYAKSFGLNIKNIRVLILLLTSFIVGAIVPYVGLMAFVGIASPYLARPLIKTSDHRWLLPTTMFVGVVLMLMCHIISLKYWVPIFYIYGLNRPAQVLPIGSILDVLGGIIVIYLVYKSEKKIKMY; from the coding sequence ATGAATTACCGATATGCTATAATCTTAGCGTTAATTGTTTCGATATTTGGATTGTCCATTGCAGGTATGTATTTTGGTGGAAATGCCAAATCAATTACCTTAGAGGATACCACAAATTTTGTTATATATCAATCAAAAATTACAGTGGATAACATCTGTTATAAAATTACCAAACACCATATTTTTCATCAGCAGAGCTTGGATGAAACCACTGCATTTAAATATATGTTATTAAAAAAAGTTCGTCTTCCACCTATTATTGGAGCAATTCTTGTAGGTTTAACATTATCGGCCTGTGGATTGATGTTACAGACATTATTTAGGAACCTTCTTGCATCACCATACACAACAGGTATATCAAGTGGCGTATTATTTGCCGTTGTGCTTGTAATATTCATAAATAGTTTTGCAGAATTACTTTCAGCCTTTGGAACAGATACAGTCATGATAGCAGGATGGTGTGGAGGGCTACTCTCAATAATCATGCTTATAATTATAGCCCTTAGAATTAAAGAGGTAAATGGCGTCTTAATTGTTGCCCTATTGATGAGTTATCTATTTGGAGGAATAAGAGCTTATTTAATAGCAAATGGAACAGATGTGGCTATTCAAGACTATTTTAATTTTGTTGTTGGAAATGTAACTAAAATTCATTTGAATGATATACTTCCAATGACTATATGCACCATAATATTTATAATTGGGAGTATTTTTTTAATAAAACCTCTAAACGCCTTATTATTTGGAGAAAAATATGCAAAAAGTTTTGGTTTAAATATAAAAAATATTAGAGTATTAATCTTATTACTAACTTCATTTATCGTAGGTGCCATAGTGCCTTATGTTGGATTAATGGCATTTGTGGGCATTGCATCACCCTATTTGGCAAGACCCCTTATAAAAACCTCAGACCACAGATGGTTACTGCCAACAACCATGTTTGTAGGTGTGGTGTTAATGCTTATGTGTCATATAATCTCATTAAAATACTGGGTCCCTATATTTTATATATATGGATTAAACCGTCCAGCTCAGGTATTGCCAATAGGCTCCATTCTTGATGTATTGGGGGGTATAATTGTAATATATCTTGTATATAAAAGCGAAAAAAAGATAAAAATGTATTAA
- a CDS encoding FecCD family ABC transporter permease, producing the protein MKVKKRFLGLFTLSLILLLVLSYFSIVEGTIGIKDEQLKKYLFEGTTGNNTMDLIIEKLRLPRTVGAIIVGLGIAVAGILMQGYFRNPLADPYLMGVASGASLGVVLYIFTSLLFNMGIPHSIYGFIISAYIGSLITMFIVISIARIIRQTATLLICGIMIGAIASGLTTLVVYTGDYIGEENSKLAGYFMWGMGSVNNLTWTQINLMAVILIPIVILAYIFLSKKLDANLLGEKYAISVGVDVKNLKKWLIILSCILTATVVAFAGPIAFVGLVCPIIARMLCNTSKHMYVIPMTAILGSVFVLFADILTRPGVIVPQSSNNLPLLCPLSIVGAPIAIVIYLKVRKMGV; encoded by the coding sequence TTGAAAGTTAAAAAACGATTTTTAGGATTATTTACATTATCCTTAATTTTATTGTTGGTGTTGTCTTATTTTAGTATTGTTGAAGGGACCATTGGAATAAAAGATGAACAGTTAAAAAAATATTTATTTGAAGGCACCACAGGAAATAATACTATGGACTTAATTATAGAAAAATTACGACTTCCAAGGACAGTTGGGGCAATTATTGTTGGTTTAGGTATTGCCGTAGCTGGAATTTTAATGCAGGGATATTTTAGAAATCCTTTGGCAGACCCATATTTAATGGGAGTAGCAAGTGGAGCATCCCTTGGTGTTGTTCTATATATATTTACATCATTGCTATTTAATATGGGCATTCCTCATTCTATATATGGATTCATTATTTCTGCATACATTGGCTCGTTAATTACCATGTTTATAGTCATAAGTATAGCAAGAATTATAAGGCAAACTGCAACTTTATTAATTTGCGGTATTATGATAGGAGCCATAGCATCAGGATTAACCACCCTTGTTGTATATACTGGGGATTATATTGGCGAAGAAAACTCCAAACTTGCAGGATATTTTATGTGGGGCATGGGCTCAGTCAATAATTTAACATGGACCCAAATTAATTTAATGGCAGTTATACTTATTCCAATAGTTATTTTAGCATATATATTTCTCTCAAAAAAACTTGATGCTAATCTTCTTGGGGAAAAATATGCCATAAGCGTTGGTGTAGATGTAAAAAATCTAAAAAAATGGTTAATAATCTTGTCCTGTATATTAACGGCAACTGTTGTGGCATTTGCTGGTCCAATTGCCTTTGTAGGATTGGTATGTCCTATTATTGCAAGAATGCTATGCAATACATCAAAACATATGTATGTAATACCAATGACTGCGATATTGGGCTCTGTATTTGTATTATTTGCAGATATACTAACACGACCCGGGGTTATTGTGCCACAGTCCTCAAACAATCTTCCGCTTTTATGTCCCTTGTCAATAGTAGGAGCTCCTATTGCTATAGTTATATATTTAAAAGTTAGAAAAATGGGGGTATAA
- a CDS encoding AtpZ/AtpI family protein has protein sequence MSSVNSIQLAYEFVLYIIMGFIIGYFLSNYYNNNIFIVIGFLFGVLMAFLRVIKLIKDRN, from the coding sequence ATGAGCTCAGTAAATTCAATTCAATTGGCGTATGAATTTGTTTTATATATAATTATGGGCTTTATTATCGGATATTTTTTATCAAATTATTATAATAATAACATATTTATTGTAATAGGATTTTTATTTGGAGTTTTAATGGCTTTTTTAAGAGTAATTAAATTAATAAAGGATAGGAATTAA